Proteins from one Tenrec ecaudatus isolate mTenEca1 chromosome 8, mTenEca1.hap1, whole genome shotgun sequence genomic window:
- the LOC142454694 gene encoding DNA-directed RNA polymerase III subunit RPC9-like — MTWNCVPVTADLKEQCKESGKNKHSSGQQNLNTITYETLKYISKTPCSHQSPEIVREFLTAMKSHNLTKAEKPQLLNHGPMTAVEIQLIVEQIEALLLHNVTSILPPHPAPRQ, encoded by the coding sequence ATGACATGGAATTGTGTTCCAGTTACTGCCGATCTGAAAGAGCAGTGTAAAGAAAGCGGGAAGAATAAGCATAGCTCCGGGCAGCAGAACCTGAATACCATCACCTATGAAACATTGAAGTATATATCGAAAACACCGTGCAGCCATCAGAGTCCCGAGATTGTCAGAGAATTTCTCACAGCGATGAAAAGCCACAACTTGACGAAAGCTGAAAAGCCGCAGCTGCTGAACCACGGGCCTATGACTGCTGTTGAGATTCAGCTGATCGTGGAGCAGATCGAGGCCCTGCTGCTGCACAACGTCACCAGCATCCTGCCTCCTCACCCGGCCCCCCGCCAATAA